The Pyxidicoccus sp. MSG2 DNA segment GGGCGATGCTCGCCTTCTGCGCGCGCAGCACCACCTCGTACAGCTCGCGCTGCGTCGTGCTGAAGCGCCCCGTCACCGGCCACGTGCGCGTCACGTCGCACGCGAAGCCGCCCGGGCTCTCTCCACCCACGTCCGCCAGCAGCAGGTCTCCCTCGCAAAGCACGTGGTGATACTTCAGGTTGTGCAGCACCTCGCCGTGCACCGTGACGATGGGCTGGTACGCCGGGCGCACGTCGCGCACCACGAACTCCGCCTCCATCGCCGCGCGCACCGCCGCCTCGAGCACCCCCGGCCGCGTCGCGCGCATGCCGGCCAGGTGGGCCGGCGTCGTCGCCTCGGCGGCGCGACGCAACTGCGCTACAGCCGCATCATCGTGGCGAAGGCGCAGGGCCACCATCGCCTCCGCGAGCGGCTCGTCCACCGGGAGCAGCTTCCCGGGCCGCACCTGCCGGCCGAGCAGCACCTCCACATCCAGGCACGTCTCCACGTCCGGCGTGGGAAGCGTGGCCACCGCCCTGCCCTTCAGCACCGGGGGCAGCTCCGCGCGCGAGCGCACCGGGCAGCCCGTCCGCTCCGCCACTTCCGCGAAGCCCGGCACCGCGCCGTCCCACAGCGCGTCGTCCGCGCCGGGCTCGGGCAGGTACAGCGTCCACGTCTGGCCGTCGTAGAAGCCCAGCCCGTCCTGCGCCGCCAGCCCGAAGAGGTAGAGGAAGTGGCTGGACGCGCGGAAGGGGAACTGGTCCGCGGCGTAGTTGCGCGGGCGCGGGCGGCCCGACGCAATCAGGGCGGGAGCGCTACCCAGCGCATGGGCCAGCAACTCGCGCCGCCGCACGAGGGCGGCGCGTTCGGAAGACTCGGGAAGCATGAGGCAGGAACTCCGGCGCTACGCACCCAGCGGACGCTGGGGCAGCAACTTGAAGAGGAAGGCCAGCAGGTCGTCGAAGTGGCCGCCCTTGCGGAACACCGCGTCCACCGGCATGTCGATCTTCCCGTCGTGCCCGGTGACGAAGACCACCTTCGTCTTCGGCATGTGGTGGCGCACCAGCGGAATCAGCCCGGTGCCGAAGCCGTCACCCAGGCTCTGGTCCAGCAACACGGCGTCGTAGGCGCGCGGACGGGTGAGCAGATTCGCGGCCTCCGCGTAGGAGCCGGCGGTGACCACGGCGAAGCCCGCGTCCTCCAGCAGCGCCGCGAGCGTCATCCGGTTGGAAGGGTCATCCTCCACCAGCAGCAGGCAGCGCCCGAAGGTCCAGCTCGTCTCCATCACTTGCTCCCCTGATTCTCATCGCGGCCCACGGGCCTCGAGCGGGGCCCCACGTCCGGGCCCGTGAAGACGACTTCAACGAAGGTGCCTCCCGAGGGGCCCGCCCCCACGTCCACCTGCCACCCATGCCGCTGCGCCACCCGGTGGACGATGCTCAACCCCAACCCCGCGTGGCCGGGCTTCGTCGTGTAGAACGGCTCGAAGGCCCGCGAGTACGCTTCCGGCGCCAGCCCCTCGCCCGTGTCCTCCACCCGAAGGGACACCCCGTCATCCTCCAGGTCGCGCGTGCGCACGGTGAGGGTGCCGCCGCGCGGCATGGCCTCCACCGCGTTGTCCACGAGGCAGCCCACCAGCACCGCCAGGTCCTCCCGCTCCAGCGCGACCTCGGCCTTCTCCGTCAGCTCCTTCTGCACCCGCACGCCCCCGGGCACGTTCGCCTCGGACAGCGCGCGCTCCACCGCCTCGCTCGGGCGGCAGTGGGGCTTGGGGCCTGCGACCGCGGGCGGGCTGCGCTTGGAGAGCATCTCCTCGGCGGACGTCAGCTCCTTCTCGATGAGCTGGAAGAAGGTCTCCACGCGGGGGTCCGTGGTCCAGACCTCCGTCTTCTTCATCTGCCGCATCAGGTAGAAGGAAGCGTTGCGGATGCTGGCGAGCTTGTTGCGTAGGTCATGGCGCAGCGTGGACGCGACCACATCCGCCACCGCTGCCCGCTCCCGTGCCTGCAGGTCTCCACGCCCGGACATTCCGTCAGTTCCTCGCGCCGAAGGGGCCCTGCGGCCGGCCTCGCACCCGGGCGATGGCCTGCACCAGCTCGCGCAGGGGCACTGGCTTCGTCATGCACACCACCGCGCCCTGGGCCGCCACCACCCGCAGCATCTCCGGCACCACGTGCCCGGACACGGCGATGATGGCGACGGACAGGTCCGCCTCACGCACCTTCTTCACCAGCTCCGGCCCGCTCATCTCCGGCATCACCAGGTCCAGCACGCACACGTCGTAGGCGCCCGAGCGCAGCGAGGTGAGCGCCTCCTCGCCGCTGTAGACGGACCGGGCGCGCAGCCCCACCGTGCTCAGCGCCCGCACCATGGCCTGGGCCACCTTCTCGGTGTCGTCCACCACCAGCACCTGGGGGGCCCGCATCGCGCGCAGCACCGTGTCCAGCGCGTG contains these protein-coding regions:
- a CDS encoding aminopeptidase P family protein; amino-acid sequence: MLPESSERAALVRRRELLAHALGSAPALIASGRPRPRNYAADQFPFRASSHFLYLFGLAAQDGLGFYDGQTWTLYLPEPGADDALWDGAVPGFAEVAERTGCPVRSRAELPPVLKGRAVATLPTPDVETCLDVEVLLGRQVRPGKLLPVDEPLAEAMVALRLRHDDAAVAQLRRAAEATTPAHLAGMRATRPGVLEAAVRAAMEAEFVVRDVRPAYQPIVTVHGEVLHNLKYHHVLCEGDLLLADVGGESPGGFACDVTRTWPVTGRFSTTQRELYEVVLRAQKASIALVRPGVGYRDVHLAAHREMARGLVALGILRGDVEELVADGLTALLFPHGIGHLMGLDVHDMEDLGDRAGYAPGRTRSKEFGHRYLRLDRDLEPGMAVTIEPGLYRVPGILEDARLTARAGDRLNRDVLARYADVRGIRIEDDVLVTAEGCEVLTAAIPKEASDVEAVMARR
- a CDS encoding response regulator, whose translation is METSWTFGRCLLLVEDDPSNRMTLAALLEDAGFAVVTAGSYAEAANLLTRPRAYDAVLLDQSLGDGFGTGLIPLVRHHMPKTKVVFVTGHDGKIDMPVDAVFRKGGHFDDLLAFLFKLLPQRPLGA
- a CDS encoding sensor histidine kinase, with product MSGRGDLQARERAAVADVVASTLRHDLRNKLASIRNASFYLMRQMKKTEVWTTDPRVETFFQLIEKELTSAEEMLSKRSPPAVAGPKPHCRPSEAVERALSEANVPGGVRVQKELTEKAEVALEREDLAVLVGCLVDNAVEAMPRGGTLTVRTRDLEDDGVSLRVEDTGEGLAPEAYSRAFEPFYTTKPGHAGLGLSIVHRVAQRHGWQVDVGAGPSGGTFVEVVFTGPDVGPRSRPVGRDENQGSK
- a CDS encoding response regulator, yielding MMEEVAVGPARILLVDDEESLRITLAANLELEGHTVLEASSGEDALRLLSEQQVDVVLTDIRMPGLHGVELLRRIKQERPDMPVVLMTAFTAEELVDDALAEGAFTVLPKPFDVAHALDTVLRAMRAPQVLVVDDTEKVAQAMVRALSTVGLRARSVYSGEEALTSLRSGAYDVCVLDLVMPEMSGPELVKKVREADLSVAIIAVSGHVVPEMLRVVAAQGAVVCMTKPVPLRELVQAIARVRGRPQGPFGARN